GTTTACTGTTGATGAAAGAGTAGAACTTATAAGTAGAGTTACAAAACCTTTTGAAAATGTAAGTGTTCAAAGTTTTAGTGGTCTTCTCGTTAATTTTATGAAAAACAACGATTCAAATGTTATGGTAAGAGGACTAAGAAGTGTAGGAGACTTTGAATACGAACTTCAAACCTCGTTAATGAATAAAAAGCTTGATCCTAATGTTGAGACTGTATTTATGATGACTAGTTTAGAATTTTCATTTTTAAGCTCTTCAGCTATTAAACAAGTTGCTGTTTTTGGAGGATGTATTAAAGGACTAGTACCAGATGAAATTATAGAGGATGTACTAAAAAAAGCGAGATAATTTAATTATTATATTAGACGAGGCTAGTTAAATTTGTAGAGGTTAATGTTTTTTAATTTATAGGGAGAGATAATTATGAATGTGGTTAAGTTATTAGAATACTTAGGTGATATTATTGATACTTCTAGCAAAGTGCCACTTTCCAATAAAGTAATGGTAAGCAAAAAAGAAGTGTTAGATATTATTACTAAAATAATGAGCGAACTTCCAGAAGAACTCAAAAAATCTCAATGGATACTCAATGAAAAAGATAAGATTTTAAATGATGCTGTTAAAGAAGCGGACAAACTTAAAAGGCAAGAAATTGAAACTGTTAAAATGCAGATAGATAGGCATAATGTAACCTTAGAAGCGGAAAATAAGGCTAGAAGTTTAGTTGAAGAAGCGAAGATGGAAGCTAGGGAAATTAAGTTGTCTGCACTTCAATATGTTGATGATTTACTGCGCCAAGTAGATGAGCAAATAGAAGAGAGACAACAAGAATTTAATGAAAAGCTTCAAAAAGAAGCCCAGGATCTTTCGGTTAATGTTAGGAATGATTTCGATAGTATCAAGGAAATTATAAAAAATAACATAACAGAACTTAGAGAGGTTAAATAATCTTTTTTAGTTTATAGATCAACAGTGG
The Clostridium felsineum DSM 794 DNA segment above includes these coding regions:
- the coaD gene encoding pantetheine-phosphate adenylyltransferase; translated protein: MKVAVYPGSFDPITNGHLDIISRASKVFDKVIVGVLINPDKKGMFTVDERVELISRVTKPFENVSVQSFSGLLVNFMKNNDSNVMVRGLRSVGDFEYELQTSLMNKKLDPNVETVFMMTSLEFSFLSSSAIKQVAVFGGCIKGLVPDEIIEDVLKKAR